A DNA window from Pseudomonas sp. B21-056 contains the following coding sequences:
- a CDS encoding cystathionine gamma-synthase family protein, which translates to MNNKPDSAGLDNAGAGTRAVWGGEQVRHPYNATQTPIVVSAAYGYNDIDAWYDVALGKAPGFIYSRMSNPTVETLEAKIRELEMAESAVAFSTGMAAISSVLYTFLAQGDRVVSTKDSYGGTNKIFEEFLPRMGVEATLCETIDHEEIEREIAKGCQVLYLETPTNPTLKILDIQRLVAAAKRVGAVVVADNTFATPLNQNPLALGVDVVIHSATKFLSGHGDVLGGLVCGSESLMTKVRHYREINGAALDPFSAFLIIRGMKTLVLRMRQQQASARALAEFLCTEPLVESVNYPGLPSHPNHAVACAQMAGFGAIVSFVLVGGMDTVTALLPRLRFAHCAGNLGAVETIYGPARTTSHVENTLEERLALGISEGLVRVSVGIEDTDDLLDDLKQAFAFVRASREQRAQTDMQSTQAVCIETTN; encoded by the coding sequence ATGAATAACAAACCTGACAGCGCAGGGCTTGATAACGCAGGAGCGGGAACCCGGGCGGTCTGGGGTGGTGAGCAGGTCAGGCACCCTTACAACGCCACGCAAACCCCTATCGTGGTCAGCGCGGCCTACGGTTACAACGACATCGACGCCTGGTATGACGTCGCGTTGGGCAAGGCGCCGGGCTTTATCTACAGCCGTATGAGCAACCCGACCGTCGAGACCCTCGAAGCCAAGATCCGCGAGCTGGAAATGGCCGAGTCCGCCGTGGCGTTCAGCACCGGCATGGCGGCGATCAGCAGCGTGCTCTACACATTCCTGGCCCAGGGTGATCGGGTGGTGTCCACCAAGGACAGCTACGGTGGCACCAACAAGATTTTCGAAGAGTTCCTGCCGCGCATGGGCGTGGAGGCGACCTTGTGCGAGACCATCGATCACGAGGAGATCGAACGGGAGATCGCCAAGGGCTGCCAGGTGCTGTACCTGGAAACGCCGACCAACCCGACCCTGAAGATCCTCGATATCCAGCGCCTGGTGGCGGCGGCCAAGCGGGTCGGCGCCGTGGTGGTAGCGGACAACACTTTCGCCACGCCGCTCAACCAGAACCCCCTAGCGTTGGGCGTGGACGTGGTGATTCACAGTGCGACCAAGTTCCTCAGCGGCCATGGCGATGTACTCGGCGGCCTGGTCTGCGGCAGCGAGTCTTTGATGACCAAGGTGCGGCATTACCGGGAAATCAATGGTGCGGCACTCGACCCGTTCTCGGCCTTCCTGATCATTCGTGGCATGAAAACCCTGGTGCTGCGCATGCGTCAGCAGCAAGCCAGCGCGCGGGCCCTGGCGGAGTTTCTTTGCACCGAACCGCTGGTGGAGTCGGTCAACTATCCCGGCTTGCCCAGCCACCCGAACCACGCCGTGGCGTGCGCGCAGATGGCCGGCTTCGGTGCCATCGTCAGCTTCGTTCTGGTCGGTGGCATGGACACCGTCACGGCGCTCTTGCCTCGTCTGCGCTTTGCCCACTGCGCCGGCAACCTGGGTGCGGTGGAAACCATTTATGGCCCGGCGCGCACCACCAGCCATGTTGAAAACACCCTGGAGGAACGGCTGGCCCTGGGCATCTCCGAAGGGCTGGTGCGGGTCTCGGTGGGCATCGAAGACACCGACGATCTGCTCGACGATCTGAAACAGGCATTCGCCTTTGTCCGGGCTTCGCGGGAACAACGGGCGCAAACAGATATGCAATCAACCCAAGCAGTCTGCATCGAAACAACCAACTGA
- a CDS encoding RHS repeat-associated core domain-containing protein: MLAPDKLLALNNVIGSLVMAAMDPDQPDAAAVLADFRNCLNDYDRWAESFWTGWALDIEQVFKVGSEVALAAPKNLDEPFIATMATCPASGPLTLVHMFQAARFVPIGNTPVMLEPVIDGEPGKETFGEPVHHTVGPSGILEIPECWRGRPYRISFFPEVTADHVKALYASYQGVIGELEGWLKEEWETQFQPLWVEFSDAGFLERYNLLQQADWRGLENALQALWGDVKQVFQLLADLQANSEKLLEYLTRAELDQLLKTSSEAIAKGLMVLSDEPLLFVHMAAFTSWLRMLPPQYQAEVVGQIRASVLINFLLIRLTGALGLGVRMSGKVLDQLQSGRAREWLRASSQRLGQFAPERLNQHADVLKPVVVSAQGAPLKPTPVRPLQITPEHAPSLSVSNPAAVAREKSQGSTRLSKHEHHDDAPAQSKNPNGDSADSVALTRTDGCPVSMVTGEELLTLDDGTLDGRLPFVFTRLYRSSAADQDVGLGRGWSHALAHRLRLEGEQVIWIDQENRRTTFPLPNAQRPAIHNSLARAAIYLGSEPDELIVAQPGEQAPFLHFRDGYLTALSDRYDNRLTIQRNIHGDISRLDNGAGRALRLRYEQRHLVALDYQSFHPALTLDEAWRTEQTLATYRYDARSRLIEATNAAGESERYDYDDAHVILQRQLAGGASFFWEWQGTGQAARCVRHWASFAQMDTRYSWGEDGSVTVRHLDGSQEVYVHDDRARLVRKVEPDGGEHLKAYDAQGRLIAEQDPLGAVTEYRYDEVGRLVALIPPEDAPTSYEYRNGFLHARSRGKAVWTYRRNDRGEVIEAIDPDQQRTRYAYDAHGQLLAIHYPDASEHRFTWNRLGQLTEETLPDASQRVFTYDALGRLLTRQDEHGGVTHYHWDAVGRLLQTTLPSGATRTWTYNAYGKVTAERDEQGRITRYEYADDLHRVSRRVNPDGSTLNYRYDSARLLLTEIENESGETYQLDYTPGGLIRQQVGFDGQRTTYAYDPNGHLLEKIEFGADGSQLVTAYQRDATGRLLIKTLPDGQTIQYRYDGLGRLVDVDDGTDHPLAFEYDAQDRLITEHQGWGTLRYGYDACGRLNHLRLPDNSQVDYHHAPGGALTAIDLNGARLTEHQLRGGRELQRQQGLLLSQYEHDEQGRLKAHTVRQNQQTLFWRDYAYSPKGNLAALSDSHRGRRDYQYDPLDRLTRIAHSHGEPTEHFAHDPAGNLLMQDRPGPTHLKGNRLRMEGDRHYDYDAFGNLIRERRGKAQALVTEYRYDSQHRLIGIITADGRETSYRYDAFGRRISKTVAGLTTEFFWQGEQLVAESSRQHHRSYLYEPGTFRPLALLDGKGLNACPFYYHLDHLGTPQELTHYGGQVVWSARYHGYGKVRAIEHGGGEQLEQPLRFQGQYFDPESGLHYNRHRYYNPETGRYLTPDPSKLAGGLNGYRYTLNPTGWVDPLGLVDCPGKGGCRPAVGEQDPAGKAQVDEGELKTPGPKREDDYLYRGDERDPEDVFENGFKSKGFSKDLFLHSLDSDDPPSYFIPTSYSRNVGKKFATNDFTTMGYLYSLQRVPGYDLQKKLGAAYLFRAEKEIAIPGKISNEDVLGATLVLENGKEFGCSIPNPNRKIRK; the protein is encoded by the coding sequence ATGTTGGCCCCCGACAAACTCCTGGCCCTGAACAACGTCATCGGCTCGCTGGTGATGGCGGCCATGGACCCCGATCAACCCGATGCGGCAGCGGTACTGGCGGATTTTCGTAACTGCCTGAACGACTACGACCGCTGGGCCGAAAGCTTCTGGACCGGCTGGGCGCTGGACATCGAGCAGGTCTTCAAGGTCGGCAGCGAGGTAGCCCTCGCGGCGCCGAAAAACCTCGATGAACCCTTCATTGCCACCATGGCGACCTGTCCGGCGAGCGGCCCGCTGACGCTGGTGCACATGTTCCAGGCGGCGCGTTTCGTGCCGATCGGCAACACGCCGGTGATGCTGGAACCGGTCATCGACGGTGAACCGGGGAAGGAAACCTTCGGCGAGCCGGTCCATCACACCGTCGGCCCCAGCGGCATCCTAGAAATTCCCGAATGCTGGCGGGGGCGTCCTTATCGCATCAGCTTCTTCCCCGAGGTCACCGCGGATCACGTCAAGGCGCTGTACGCGTCTTATCAGGGGGTGATTGGCGAGCTCGAGGGCTGGCTGAAAGAGGAATGGGAAACCCAGTTTCAACCGCTCTGGGTGGAGTTTTCCGATGCCGGGTTTCTCGAGCGATACAACCTGTTGCAGCAAGCCGACTGGCGCGGCCTCGAAAACGCCCTGCAGGCACTGTGGGGTGACGTCAAACAAGTCTTCCAGCTGCTGGCGGATTTGCAAGCCAACAGCGAGAAGCTGCTGGAGTACCTGACCCGGGCCGAGCTCGACCAATTGCTCAAGACCTCATCCGAGGCGATTGCCAAAGGCCTGATGGTGCTGAGCGACGAGCCGTTGCTCTTCGTGCACATGGCTGCATTCACCAGTTGGTTGCGGATGCTGCCGCCCCAGTACCAGGCCGAAGTCGTCGGGCAGATACGGGCCTCGGTGCTGATCAATTTTTTGCTGATCCGCTTGACCGGCGCCCTCGGCCTGGGCGTGCGCATGAGTGGCAAGGTGCTGGACCAGCTCCAGTCCGGGCGAGCACGGGAGTGGTTGCGGGCGTCGAGCCAACGACTGGGCCAATTCGCCCCTGAGCGGCTCAACCAGCATGCCGATGTGTTGAAACCGGTGGTGGTCAGCGCCCAGGGCGCGCCATTGAAACCGACCCCTGTCCGCCCGTTACAGATCACGCCAGAGCATGCGCCGTCCCTGTCGGTCAGCAATCCGGCCGCAGTGGCGCGGGAAAAGTCCCAGGGTTCTACTCGACTGAGCAAGCACGAACACCACGACGACGCCCCGGCCCAATCGAAAAACCCCAACGGCGACAGCGCCGACAGCGTGGCCCTGACCCGCACCGACGGCTGCCCGGTGTCGATGGTCACCGGCGAAGAACTGCTGACCCTAGACGACGGCACGCTCGATGGCCGCTTGCCGTTCGTCTTCACCCGCCTGTACCGCAGCAGCGCGGCGGACCAGGACGTGGGCCTGGGGCGCGGCTGGAGCCATGCCCTGGCGCACCGCCTGCGGCTTGAGGGCGAGCAGGTCATCTGGATCGACCAGGAAAACCGCCGCACCACCTTTCCGCTGCCTAACGCCCAGCGCCCGGCGATCCACAACAGCCTGGCCCGGGCGGCGATTTACCTGGGCAGCGAGCCGGACGAACTGATCGTCGCTCAGCCTGGCGAACAGGCACCTTTCCTACACTTTCGCGACGGTTATCTGACCGCCCTCAGCGATCGCTACGACAACCGTCTGACGATCCAGCGCAACATCCATGGCGACATCAGCCGCCTGGACAACGGTGCCGGGCGTGCCCTGCGCCTGCGCTACGAGCAGCGCCACCTCGTCGCCCTCGACTACCAGAGCTTTCACCCGGCCCTGACCCTGGACGAAGCCTGGCGCACCGAACAGACCCTGGCGACCTACCGCTACGACGCGCGCTCGCGGCTGATCGAGGCCACCAACGCCGCCGGGGAAAGCGAGCGTTACGACTACGACGATGCCCACGTCATCCTCCAACGGCAACTGGCCGGCGGCGCGAGCTTCTTCTGGGAGTGGCAGGGCACCGGACAGGCGGCCCGCTGCGTGCGGCACTGGGCCTCGTTTGCGCAGATGGACACGCGCTACAGCTGGGGCGAGGACGGCAGCGTCACGGTCCGGCACCTCGATGGCAGCCAGGAGGTGTATGTCCACGATGACCGGGCGCGGCTGGTGCGCAAGGTCGAACCCGACGGCGGCGAACACCTCAAGGCCTACGACGCACAGGGCCGGCTGATTGCCGAACAGGACCCGCTGGGTGCCGTCACCGAATACCGCTACGACGAAGTCGGACGGCTGGTGGCGCTGATTCCGCCCGAAGACGCGCCCACGTCCTACGAATACCGCAACGGTTTCCTGCACGCCCGTTCTCGCGGCAAAGCCGTGTGGACCTACCGGCGCAACGACCGCGGCGAGGTGATCGAGGCCATCGACCCGGATCAACAGCGCACCCGCTATGCCTACGACGCCCACGGGCAGTTGCTGGCGATCCACTACCCGGATGCCAGCGAACACCGGTTCACCTGGAACCGGCTCGGCCAACTGACGGAAGAAACCCTGCCCGACGCCAGCCAGCGGGTGTTTACCTACGACGCCCTGGGACGCTTGCTGACCCGCCAGGACGAACACGGCGGGGTGACGCACTACCACTGGGACGCCGTCGGCCGACTGCTGCAGACCACCTTGCCCAGCGGCGCGACCCGAACCTGGACCTACAACGCCTACGGCAAGGTCACCGCCGAGCGCGACGAACAGGGCCGCATCACCCGCTACGAATACGCCGACGACCTGCACCGGGTCAGCCGCCGCGTCAATCCCGACGGCAGCACGCTGAATTATCGCTACGACTCGGCACGGCTGCTGCTGACCGAGATCGAGAACGAGTCCGGCGAAACCTATCAGCTAGACTACACCCCCGGCGGACTGATCCGACAGCAAGTCGGCTTCGACGGCCAACGCACCACCTATGCCTACGACCCCAATGGGCACCTGCTGGAAAAAATCGAGTTCGGTGCCGACGGCAGCCAGTTGGTCACCGCCTACCAGCGTGACGCGACCGGGCGCCTGCTGATCAAGACCCTGCCCGACGGCCAGACGATCCAGTACCGCTACGACGGGCTGGGCCGGCTGGTGGACGTCGATGACGGCACTGACCATCCGCTGGCCTTCGAATACGACGCCCAGGACCGGCTGATCACCGAGCACCAGGGCTGGGGCACCCTGCGCTATGGCTACGACGCCTGCGGGCGGCTCAATCACCTGCGCCTGCCGGACAACAGCCAGGTCGATTACCACCATGCCCCGGGTGGCGCGCTGACCGCCATCGACCTCAACGGCGCCCGCCTCACCGAACACCAGCTGCGTGGCGGCCGCGAACTTCAGCGTCAACAGGGCCTGCTGCTCAGCCAGTACGAACATGACGAACAGGGCCGGCTCAAGGCCCACACCGTGCGGCAAAACCAGCAAACGCTGTTCTGGCGCGATTATGCCTACAGCCCCAAGGGCAATCTCGCGGCCCTTTCCGACAGCCATCGAGGTCGGCGCGATTACCAGTACGACCCACTCGACCGGCTGACCCGGATCGCACATTCCCACGGCGAACCGACGGAACACTTCGCCCACGACCCGGCCGGCAACCTGCTGATGCAGGACCGCCCCGGCCCGACCCACCTCAAGGGCAATCGCCTGCGGATGGAGGGCGACCGCCACTACGATTACGACGCCTTCGGCAACCTGATCCGCGAACGCCGCGGCAAGGCCCAGGCCCTGGTCACCGAATACCGCTACGACAGCCAACACCGCCTCATCGGCATCATCACCGCAGACGGACGCGAAACGTCCTACCGCTACGACGCCTTCGGCCGACGCATCAGCAAGACCGTGGCCGGCCTGACCACCGAATTCTTCTGGCAAGGCGAGCAACTCGTCGCCGAAAGCAGCCGCCAGCACCACCGCAGCTACCTCTACGAACCGGGCACCTTCCGCCCACTGGCACTGCTCGACGGCAAAGGCCTCAACGCCTGCCCGTTCTACTACCACCTCGACCACCTGGGCACGCCCCAGGAACTGACCCACTACGGCGGCCAGGTCGTCTGGTCGGCGCGCTACCACGGCTACGGCAAAGTCCGCGCGATAGAACACGGCGGCGGCGAACAACTGGAACAACCGCTGCGCTTCCAGGGGCAGTATTTCGACCCGGAAAGCGGCCTGCACTACAACCGACACCGCTACTACAATCCGGAAACGGGCCGCTACCTGACGCCTGACCCGAGCAAATTGGCGGGTGGGCTCAATGGGTATCGGTACACCCTGAACCCGACGGGGTGGGTGGATCCGTTGGGGTTGGTGGATTGTCCGGGGAAGGGTGGGTGTAGGCCGGCGGTTGGGGAGCAGGATCCGGCGGGTAAGGCTCAGGTGGATGAGGGTGAGCTAAAAACACCTGGACCTAAGAGAGAAGATGATTATTTATACCGTGGTGATGAGCGAGATCCGGAGGATGTATTTGAAAACGGATTTAAGAGTAAGGGGTTTAGCAAAGATTTATTTTTGCACTCCCTGGATAGTGATGATCCTCCTAGTTATTTCATTCCTACCTCCTACTCTAGGAATGTGGGGAAGAAATTCGCTACTAATGATTTTACGACTATGGGCTACTTGTACTCGCTTCAGAGGGTGCCAGGGTATGACTTGCAGAAAAAGTTGGGTGCAGCATATTTGTTTAGGGCAGAAAAAGAAATAGCCATACCTGGGAAGATAAGTAACGAGGATGTGCTTGGTGCGACGTTAGTTCTCGAGAATGGTAAAGAGTTTGGTTGTTCCATACCGAATCCCAACAGGAAAATAAGAAAATGA
- a CDS encoding aspartate aminotransferase family protein yields MFTEAVAISVKRNAPSSPSIVRGKGCFLYDEQGKSFLDMSGGSGAANLGYQREDLVEAIQRQSAQLIHTGWNIDNPLRHEVVAKLAALVPYPRASVFGAVTGAEAIEVALKIARAATGHQGVVYFGNSFHGKTQGALSVTSNEGFRKHLAGDNLQLTTLPLDYHADQEPAAAVAWREQLAEHLHRAQQANRLPAALIIEPIQAAEGMYPVPLALLEAIVELGKAFGVITIFDEIYTGFGRTGTPFFCNPRLVPDLLVLGKALGNGLPISAVVGRPELVDCLGYAEHSSTFTFMPLACAVASKVLDVYQQEQPWQWAASNGDFLRQALERLAAEDSRVVNVRGRGMMLAFDFQGTDSGADVLALRNRLLDHGVIVRTGGSNPATVKLTPPLILSQAEIQAFMQTLLGVCRSL; encoded by the coding sequence ATGTTTACAGAAGCGGTCGCAATTTCCGTCAAGCGCAACGCGCCCTCCAGCCCTTCCATCGTTCGCGGCAAAGGCTGTTTTCTTTACGATGAGCAGGGCAAGTCCTTTCTTGACATGTCCGGTGGCAGTGGCGCGGCCAATCTGGGTTATCAACGTGAGGATCTGGTCGAAGCCATTCAGCGCCAATCCGCGCAGTTGATCCATACCGGCTGGAATATCGACAACCCGCTGCGTCATGAAGTGGTGGCCAAGCTGGCGGCTCTGGTGCCCTATCCGCGAGCTTCGGTCTTCGGTGCCGTCACCGGCGCCGAGGCGATCGAGGTGGCGCTGAAAATCGCCCGGGCCGCGACCGGGCACCAGGGTGTGGTGTATTTCGGCAACTCATTCCATGGCAAGACCCAGGGGGCACTGTCGGTAACCTCCAACGAAGGTTTCCGCAAACATCTGGCCGGCGACAACCTGCAACTCACGACACTGCCCCTGGACTACCACGCCGACCAGGAACCGGCCGCGGCCGTCGCCTGGCGCGAACAACTGGCTGAGCATCTGCATCGGGCGCAACAAGCGAATCGTTTGCCGGCGGCGCTGATCATCGAACCGATCCAGGCGGCAGAGGGTATGTATCCAGTCCCTCTGGCGCTGCTCGAAGCGATTGTCGAACTGGGCAAGGCTTTTGGCGTCATCACCATTTTCGATGAGATCTACACCGGTTTTGGCCGCACCGGCACCCCCTTCTTCTGCAACCCCCGGCTGGTGCCGGACTTGCTCGTCCTGGGCAAGGCCCTGGGCAACGGCCTGCCGATCTCCGCCGTCGTCGGTCGTCCGGAACTGGTCGACTGCCTCGGTTATGCCGAGCACTCCTCCACTTTCACCTTCATGCCGCTGGCCTGCGCGGTGGCCTCCAAAGTGCTGGATGTCTACCAGCAGGAGCAACCCTGGCAATGGGCGGCGAGCAATGGCGACTTTCTGCGCCAAGCTCTTGAGCGGCTGGCCGCGGAGGATTCGCGGGTGGTCAACGTGCGGGGTCGGGGCATGATGCTGGCGTTCGATTTCCAGGGTACGGACAGCGGTGCGGATGTGCTGGCGCTGCGCAACCGGCTGCTGGATCACGGCGTGATCGTGCGTACCGGCGGGAGCAATCCGGCGACGGTCAAGCTGACGCCGCCACTGATCCTTTCCCAGGCAGAAATCCAGGCATTCATGCAGACGCTGCTGGGCGTTTGCCGCTCCCTCTAA
- a CDS encoding amino acid permease: MSTQQEQLNTRVGFKQEMQTRHIVMLALGGVIGTGLFLTSGYTVNQAGPLGAVIAYIIGALMVYMVMMCLGELAVQMPETGSFSTYATRFLGPGTGYTVAWLYWLTWTVAIGSEFTAAGILMARWFPDTPVWIWSALFACVVFLSNVVSVRLFAETEFWLSLVKVATVVAFLLIGGGAILGLLHIDQAHSIGLSNFTREGLFPTGFMPIAMTLLAVSFAFSGTELIGIAAGETKDPQRNVPRAIRTTVLRLAIFFVGTIFVLSTLLPREQAGIVESPFVTVFTYIGIPYSADIMNFVIISALLSAANSGLYAASRMLWTLSDQGHLPKQFSALTRMGTPLNAIIVSMAGGAASLLSSVFAADTIYLALVSISGLAVVVVWMSIAASQIAFRRHYVANGGDVRNLKFRVRGYPWVPLGALASCGLACVGIAFDPEQRVALYFGLPFIAWCYFVYFITRKSREQRLQVNPLAQPSDAI, encoded by the coding sequence ATGTCCACACAACAAGAACAACTCAATACGCGGGTCGGCTTCAAGCAGGAAATGCAAACGCGCCATATCGTCATGCTGGCATTGGGTGGCGTCATCGGCACCGGGCTGTTCCTCACGTCCGGCTACACGGTTAACCAGGCCGGTCCGTTGGGCGCGGTGATCGCGTACATCATCGGCGCCTTGATGGTTTACATGGTAATGATGTGCCTCGGTGAACTGGCGGTGCAGATGCCGGAAACCGGTTCGTTCAGCACCTACGCCACGCGCTTTCTCGGCCCGGGCACCGGCTACACCGTGGCGTGGTTGTACTGGCTGACCTGGACCGTGGCCATCGGCTCCGAATTCACCGCCGCCGGGATCCTGATGGCGCGCTGGTTTCCGGACACGCCGGTATGGATCTGGAGCGCGCTGTTCGCCTGCGTGGTGTTCCTGAGCAACGTGGTCTCGGTGCGATTGTTCGCCGAAACCGAGTTCTGGTTATCCCTGGTCAAGGTGGCGACGGTGGTGGCGTTCCTGCTGATCGGCGGCGGCGCGATTCTCGGCCTGCTGCACATCGACCAGGCCCACAGCATCGGCTTGAGCAACTTCACCCGTGAAGGACTTTTCCCCACCGGTTTCATGCCGATTGCCATGACGCTGCTGGCGGTTTCGTTTGCCTTCTCCGGCACGGAACTGATCGGCATCGCCGCCGGTGAAACCAAGGATCCCCAGCGCAATGTGCCGCGTGCCATCCGCACCACCGTGCTGCGCCTGGCAATCTTTTTCGTCGGGACCATCTTCGTCCTGTCGACCCTGTTGCCCCGCGAGCAGGCCGGGATCGTCGAGAGCCCCTTCGTCACCGTGTTCACCTACATCGGCATTCCGTACTCCGCCGACATCATGAACTTCGTGATCATCAGTGCCCTGTTGTCCGCCGCCAACTCCGGCCTGTACGCCGCCTCGCGGATGCTCTGGACCCTGAGCGACCAAGGGCACCTGCCCAAGCAGTTCTCGGCCCTGACCCGCATGGGCACGCCGCTCAATGCAATTATCGTCAGCATGGCCGGCGGCGCCGCCTCGTTGCTCAGCAGCGTGTTTGCCGCCGACACCATCTACCTGGCGCTGGTGTCGATCTCCGGGCTGGCCGTGGTGGTGGTATGGATGAGCATCGCCGCCAGCCAGATCGCCTTCCGCCGTCACTACGTCGCCAATGGCGGTGACGTGCGCAACCTCAAGTTCCGCGTCCGTGGCTATCCGTGGGTGCCGCTGGGGGCGTTGGCTTCCTGCGGGCTGGCGTGTGTCGGGATTGCGTTCGATCCGGAACAGCGGGTGGCGTTGTACTTCGGCTTGCCATTCATCGCCTGGTGCTATTTCGTGTACTTCATTACCCGCAAAAGCCGCGAGCAACGCTTGCAGGTGAACCCGTTGGCACAGCCGTCCGATGCGATCTAG